A single region of the Malus sylvestris chromosome 8, drMalSylv7.2, whole genome shotgun sequence genome encodes:
- the LOC126633549 gene encoding cyclin-D2-1-like, protein MAPSFDCAVSSLLCAEENIFDIDDFGSEEAHRNHRNDSRKGGFCDDGEEGLPLQSQSDEYLGSMVEKEFHHLPASDYLMRLQSGDLDLAARQQAVDWIGKANAHFSFGPLCQYLSINYLDRFLSAYELPNGKAWTMQLLAVACLSLAAKMEEIDVPISHDLQVVESKFVFEARTIQRMELLVLSALRWRMQAVTPFTFIDSFLLMINDDQTNLKTSILRSSRLIVTTAKGIDSLEYRPSEVAAAVAISVAGEAKTLDNEKAISMLIQHVHLVKERVAKCVNLIHDMTLMSGTPMKEASGSAQSGTQSPIGVLDAGCFSYKSEETTVGSCVNSFHSSSDSKRRKLNRPCEVGL, encoded by the exons atggcACCCAGTTTTGACTGTGCGGTTTCAAGCCTGCTATGCGCAGAAGAAAACATTTTTGATATTGACGATTTTGGGTCTGAGGAGGCTCACAGAAATCATCGAAACGACAGTCGGAAGGGAGGGTTTTGTGATGATGGGGAAGAAGGGCTGCCATTGCAGAGTCAGAGTGATGAGTATTTGGGTTCAATGGTAGAAAAGGAATTTCACCACTTGCCTGCTTCTGATTACTTGATGAGGTTGCAAAGTGGGGACTTGGACCTTGCTGCTAGACAACAGGCTGTTGATTGGATTGGAAAG GCAAATGCACATTTCAGTTTTGGACCTCTATGTCAATACCTATCCATAAACTACTTGGATCGATTCCTTTCTGCCTATGAATTACCT AATGGCAAAGCTTGGACTATGCAATTGTTGGCTGTGGCATGCTTGTCCCTTGCTGCAAAAATGGAGGAGATCGATGTCCCAATCTCTCATGATTTACAG GTGGTAGAGTCAAAATTTGTGTTTGAGGCAAGAACAATTCAAAGGATGGAGCTTTTGGTGTTGAGCGCATTAAGATGGAGAATGCAAGCAGTTACCCCCTTCACATTCATAGATTCTTTCCTTCTCATGATCAATGATGATCAAACCAATCTCAAAACTTCAATCTTGAGATCATCCCGCCTGATTGTGACCACTGCTAAGG GAATTGACTCGTTGGAATACAGGCCTTCAGAGGTGGCAGCAGCGGTAGCAATTTCTGTGGCAGGAGAGGCCAAAACATTAGACAATGAGAAAGCAATCTCTATGCTCATTCAACATGTACACTTAGTAAAG GAGAGAGTGGCGAAGTGTGTAAATTTGATTCATGATATGACATTAATGAGTGGGACCCCCATGAAGGAAGCTAGTGGGTCAGCCCAGAGTGGGACCCAGAGTCCAATAGGAGTGTTGGATGCTGGATGCTTCAGCTACAAAAGTGAGGAAACCACAGTTGGGTCATGTGTAAATTCCTTCCACAGTAGCTCAGATTCTAAAAGAAGGAAGCTGAACAGACCCTGTGAGGTGGGGTTGTAG
- the LOC126631667 gene encoding protein CutA, chloroplastic-like, with translation MASTLCCRADALRTISSSATIRRRLPLVGAFCVFTLGISNLLPTLSFSAFRTGTAQSLPFAPFLKSKFGSRSAGVGSVRMEGSSDTTVPSIVVYVTVPSREVGKKLAESLVREKLAACVNLVPGIESVYEWKGEVQTDSEELLIIKTRQSLFEALTAHVKANHPYDVPEVIALPINAGSLPYLEWIKNSTRD, from the exons ATGGCTTCTACACTCTGCTGCAGAGCCGACGCCCTTCGAACCATCTCCTCCTCCGCCACAATTCGACGCCGTCTTCCCCTGGTGGGAGCATTCTGCGTATTCACCTTGGGCATCTCCAACCTCCTTCCCACTCTCTCCTTCTCCGCCTTCAGAACGGGCACCGCTCAGTCTCTCCCTTTTGCCCCTTTCTTGAA ATCAAAGTTTGGCAGCCGATCAGCAGGCGTTGGTTCTGTGAGAATGGAAGGGAGTAGCGATACTACTGTTCCAAGCATTGTTGTTTATGTTACTGTGCCCAGCAGAGAAGTAG GAAAGAAGTTGGCTGAAAGCTTAGTCAGAGAAAAACTTGCAGCCTGTGTTAACCTAGTGCCAG GCATTGAGTCCGTCTATGAGTGGAAAGGAGAG GTCCAGACAGATTCTGAAGAACTTCTTATAATCAAGACAAGGCAATCCCTTTTTGAAGCTTTGACTGCGCATGTCAAGGCAAACCATCCATACGA TGTTCCGGAAGTTATTGCCTTGCCTATCAACGCAGGCAGTCTCCCGTACCTAGAATGGATCAAAAACAGCACAAGGGACTGA